A stretch of DNA from Lysinibacillus sp. B2A1:
ATAAAGGAATAGGTTAGAGGCCCAATCCTGCTAAATAGGTCCTTCCTCTATAGAGGGACGGGGATCTATTTAGCAAATTTATAGATAAGGAGACGCTCACATGCTTCAATATACACTTCGAAGACTACTAGGCATGATCCCATTGTTACTCCTTATTTCGTTGGTGGTGTTCTTTTTAGCAAAAATGATGCCAGGTGATCCGTTTGGTGGAGAAATTGATCCATCTAATACGAATCCACAATACATCGAGGAAATGAGAGATAAGTTAGGCTATAATGATCCAATTATCACACAATACGGTAGATGGATTGCTAATTTTATACAAGGGGATTTTGGAAAATCAACAGTTTATAAAAAGCCAGCTGCAGAGATTATTGCCCAGCGAATACCTAATACCATATTTTTGGCAGTAGTATCATTATTTTTCACATATATTTTTGCTTTTATTATGGGGATGTATGCTGGACGAAAACCTTATACACTTGGGGATAATTTGATTGCGACCTATAATTACTTAGCTTTAGCGATTCCATCATTTGTTGCAGGAATTGTTGCTATTTACTTTTTTTCCTTTAAGCTAGGTTGGTTCCCTTTCAATGGCTCTGTAGGAGTAGGCGTAATGGAAGGAACCTTTAATTACTATATCAGCAGACTACATCATGTTTTATTACCTGCACTAATATTAGGATTGATGGGAACGGCATCCTATACACAATTTTTGCGCAATGACATTATTGAAAATAGTAGAAAAGATTTTGTAAGGACTGCAAGAGCAAAGGGTACAAAGGAATCAAAAATATATAATAAACATATTTTACGAAACTCGATCATTCCAATTATCACGTATCTTGGTTTTGATATTGCAACCTTAATTAGTGGAGCAGTCATAACAGAAACGATCTTTACTTACCCAGGTATAGGTGCACTATTCTTAGAATCTGTTGGAAGAAGAGATTATGCAGTCATGATGTCGATCACTATGTTACTTTCGTTTTTAACACTGTTTGGGAATTTAGTAGCAGATTTATTATATGGTGTGGTAGATCCGCGTATTAGACTAGATTAAGGAGGGGGAAGCATGACATTTGTTACTAATCAAGAAATATTATCTCCGAAAACACCGAAGAAAAGCCCCTCACCATGGGTGATTGCAAGACGAAAGTTCGTTAAAAATAAATTAGCTATGACTAGTCTGCTCTTTTTGTTGCTAGTTATTATTCTATCGTTTTTAGCTCCTTATATTACGACAAAAGATATTGTGCGTGTAGATCTTACAAATATTAGTCTACCTCCATCGAGCGAGCATTGGCTAGGAACAGATACGAATGGACGTGATGTTTTTACAAGAATGCTTTACGCGGGAAGATCCTCTTTAACAGTTGGATTGGGCTGTATGATTTTTATCGTGGTAATCGGTACTACTGTAGGAGCGATTTCGGGATATTTTGGAGGAAAGATTGAGCAGCTGTTAATGCGATTTACCGATTTTGTATTAATGTTTCCGTTTTTAGTATTTTGTATTGTATTAAATACTCTTCTTAC
This window harbors:
- a CDS encoding peptide ABC transporter permease encodes the protein MTFVTNQEILSPKTPKKSPSPWVIARRKFVKNKLAMTSLLFLLLVIILSFLAPYITTKDIVRVDLTNISLPPSSEHWLGTDTNGRDVFTRMLYAGRSSLTVGLGCMIFIVVIGTTVGAISGYFGGKIEQLLMRFTDFVLMFPFLVFCIVLNTLLTGKISGLWTLIIVISILTWGSVARIVRSRILAEKENEYILAAQSIGCKSTKIIVKHLLPNVASTIIVQATLLMAVTIVAESSLSFLGMGVPADTPSWGNMLFEARNSDVLKNKLWMWVPPATAITLVILSINFIGEGLKDALNPKSRR
- a CDS encoding peptide ABC transporter permease, coding for MLQYTLRRLLGMIPLLLLISLVVFFLAKMMPGDPFGGEIDPSNTNPQYIEEMRDKLGYNDPIITQYGRWIANFIQGDFGKSTVYKKPAAEIIAQRIPNTIFLAVVSLFFTYIFAFIMGMYAGRKPYTLGDNLIATYNYLALAIPSFVAGIVAIYFFSFKLGWFPFNGSVGVGVMEGTFNYYISRLHHVLLPALILGLMGTASYTQFLRNDIIENSRKDFVRTARAKGTKESKIYNKHILRNSIIPIITYLGFDIATLISGAVITETIFTYPGIGALFLESVGRRDYAVMMSITMLLSFLTLFGNLVADLLYGVVDPRIRLD